In the genome of Daucus carota subsp. sativus chromosome 9, DH1 v3.0, whole genome shotgun sequence, the window ACGTGAAATTTGTTGCATCCTCATGATTTAGTAATGCAGAAGCAAAAGTAACACTCTTCCAATGATTATCTACTCCAATAAAAGGCACGAATACCATTCCATACCTTTCACaccaaaaaaattgtaaaattagaTAACAatgaaattattcaaaaaactcataatttgcaaaataaaattaaactgcATATCAAACTTACTTATTGGTACGGTATGTTGCATCAAAAGATACAACATCACCAAAAACTTCATAACTCCTACGTCCTTGAATATCAGCCCAAAAAAGACGGGTAAGATGACCGTTTGAATCCGTCTGATATTCGAAAAAAAATCCTCCATCTGATACgtcccttttgttttgaaacttCTGTATCAGCATATCAGAATCATGTTTgccaatatataattttatatctctCATCCAGTTTTGAAAATCAACAGCGGTTGCCCCAACTTCAGAGTAGGATCCTGATATCGACTTGAACAAATTGTGAGCTCTATACGAGCCTATGTTTGATTTCGCAGCATCTAGAACAAATCGGCGCTGAAATGAAGTCATAGATCGATTACAAAGTAGAAATTCTTTTCCTGATGGCGATGCTAGACGATGGTTGTGACCTTCGATAAATGACGAAATAACATACGCATTGAAACCATTGTACTTGAGAATAATTTTTGCTCGACAGTCACATCTCTTTGTCACCGTCTTCCTCCTCTTGACTTGCAGTTGAACACTATTTGATGCATGAGATGATTCTGAATTAACATCAACATCCTTTGTCATGGATGTATCGTGATGCCCTCCTTTAGAACAAATTATGTACTTGGTAACTATAATACCATTCCTGACTTTTTGTGTTGATTTACGAACCTCAAATCCACCATCTCTGCCATAATCAGTATAGAACTTAAAAGCCGACTCAATGTCTTTAAACAGTTGACCAGGATATGGTTTAAGTTTGTCATCAGAAACTTTAGGATTCCACACTTTAGAGCTTCTACTAATTGACTCATCAAAACCTTCTAAGCAATCCTCAACAAAATCATGAACAGTAGTATCACAAACATTATCAACAACATCAATACAAACAGAATTGcctgcaaaaataataaaaaaatatgtcatcatATAACATTCTAACATATACAGAATTTTGAATATATCATATgattctataatataataatctcattaatataatttcattctATGTCAAATCCTGATGAGAATAATCATCAGGACCTGATAACAACTCATCAGTAttgaagaataaaaatatatattcaatttatagattctataatagaagcattcatatacaaaattttgattgtattatatgattctataacataatcatctcattaacataattttattctatatCATTTCCTGATGAGAATAATCATCAGGAACTGGTAACAACTCATCAGTATCtacaaacaacaacaatattaaacatcaaaaaatgaatacaaaaagTATAAATTTGAAAGTTCCTAGCTGTTTCTTACAATAATCATCAGTATCTCATATAATCTCATCAACATTATCTATCAGCAACAACACACACGGATAATTCGGAAAAGCTTATATGATTCTACAGCggcaacaaaatttaataacaaaatcTTATTCGATTCTATAGTAGCaccataaaaatcaaatttttatcttcaaaaacttatttcagtATTATTTATGCATAAAGTAGATCTATTGATTCAAACCTGATGATGATTGAATGTCAGCAACTTCGCGAAAATTAGCTTGATTTGAGGAAAACTGAGCTTGATTCGAGCAAAACACAGTTTGATTTGACGAAATCTCCATATCCGATAGCTTCAATCCACTGACAAGGACGAAGTTAGAGAAACAACCGACGATTCAGCGCGAGGATGAAGAGAGATAGTATAAGAGATAGAAAGAAAGCGAGATGGAGAGCAGCGATCGAAATCGCGCGAGATCAGAAATCGCgcgagatagagagagagagagagagagatgaaataaCGGCAAATAACGAAAATAACGGacagagcgagagagagaaagagtcaGTTTCCTAATTGAACATTGTTTATGAACAGCCGTTAGATTTGATTTAGATCTAACGGTCCAGATTAATGGAGGGGGTTCTCCACAAGACTCCATATAAGATGGTTCTCCATAGAACaaaggcctatatatatatatatatatatatatatatatatatatatatatatatatatatatatatatatatatatatatatatatatatatataatgtaagtatactttatatgagttttaaaatgcatgtcaaaaagtaacgtaaagaatctggtgggacggagggagtacaaattatatacaatttatgtttttttgtgTTTTCTAACTTTTCTTATTAGAGATGTTCGAGATTGATTATATTCAACAATAATATtagaatatttgtttttattcgACAAAATTTGTTtcgttttgaattaagaaaaataatcataaatatgaaaGTAGATTTCAGTTGATTTATAGGATAAGATTATGTTTCTTTGTGATTTAACGATACTTAGTTATCTTGTATATGATTCGACGGATCATAATTATTGATTGTAATGATATCATACACCAAATTATGTTCCTCGCAAGTATATAATTTGGCTAGTTTGATATTAGTTTGTCTAGAAATGTGAATCAGAGATTCTATAAAATCATTACTTATGGTTCTAGTATTGTTTATACAGTCCACTGTAACAACAACAAATGCAGGCAAACATTCATACTAATGCAGGCATGCAGCAGGTATCTTTAGTTCTGAGTTATTAGCCAAAACGGATTTCTAATGAGCATCTAAGGAAAACACGTTTAACTATTTTTTTGAACTATGCTAATTGATCTTCTATACTAGTTGATTTTTAACCAGACCATGCACTGAAATGGCCAGCCAAATTGACAACTGGATCGGACCTTGCTACATAATATATCTCGATATCCTGTTATGGCCTTAAAACTATGATTGCGTTCATTTGGATGGAAATGAATAAGGAGAGAATGGTATGAATAATATATCTCGATATCCTGTTATGGCCTTAGTTTGTTATGTTCTATCCAAGCGAACGCAACTTGTACATTCTGATATGGCTACTCTTAGGATTACATTTTAACATCAGTACTCTTAAGATTTAACGTGACTACTCTTAAGATTACATCAGTCAGTTATAGCAACCATGTCTCTGTCGATTCTGACCAGTACCCCAGTACAGTGTTTAAAGCACAGCTTCGGATCAAAATGTGGAGATGTACTCTCTACACTGGACCTCTGGACCAAAAGTAAAGAATAACTCGTACAACGTATTAGCAATCCGCCGCTTTAGTCCAATCATCAATCATGTACTCTCAACACTGGACCTCTGGACCAAAACTAAAAAGATTGAACTCTGAGACTCAAGAGGCTTTAAGCCAAGGCCAAAACTGTGGTAGAATGTATTAATAACTTGAAAGGCACAAATCGTCTTGCTAAATGCTACTCTGTTACACATGGTTTCCACATAAAGTTCGGCCTATAGTTTACAGAAGATGAAATGGCATTTAATCTAATTTCGCTTTTCACCAACTGATATTTGCTATTGAATTCCCTgccgcttttttttttttttttttttttaggaacTTATGTTCCAAGGGGTTTGGTCATCATAAAATGTTGTACATCACACATACTTAATCAACAAATCTAGATCCTTATACTGTCCATAACTCGTAATTACCTCATGCATGTTTCGGTAGAAattctttatattatatatatcagctTTCTCCTGATCTCTCTGCTTGCACAACTCAATTCTCTTATCCATAGATTTAACACCCACGAAAGCATAATCATCGATGATGCCTTCACAGATAATAATAAGTAACATCTCGAGTTCTGCAAGACTGAAGTATGTCAAGCCAGGCTACCAGTTTCTTGCGAACCACTTTGTTGCCTGGATCTCTGTTCCAATCTTGGTTATTCTATTTATTCAAGTACTTAGCAGGGGTAATCTTGAGATACTGGCCCTTTTGAACTCTTCTCACTATGGTCACGTCCAAATATTGTTCTCTTCCTTTCTGGTCATCTCCTTGTCAACCCTATACAATAAGTCCAAGCGGCGAACAATTTACCTAGTCGATTTTGCATGTTACAAAGCGCCAGCTGAGCTCCGTGTTACGTTTGATGCTTTCATTGAACATTCAAAGATTATATTGAAGTCAGAACCCAAAAGTCTCGAATTTCAACTGAAAGTTTTAGAGAGGGCAGGCCTCGGTGAAGATACTTGTTTGCCATCTGCATTACATCTACTCCCACCAGATCCCACGCTGGAAGCTTGCAGGGAAGAAGCTGAGATGGTTATTTTCTCAGCTATGGACTCATTATTCCTGAAGTCTGGACTCAGTCCCAAGGACATAGACATACTTGTCGTAAACTGCAGTTTTTGCCTTTCAATTCCATCACTATCGTCCATGGTGATCAATAAGTACCAAATGAAGGACAGTGTAAAGAGCTTCAACATTTTGGGAATGGGCTGCAGTGCTAGCCTGATATCAGTAAGTTTAGTGCGTGACCTTCTACAAGTTCATCCAAGTTACAATGCTGTTGTGGTGAGTGCAGAACTCATGACGACAATTTTTTACCAAGGGAAAGAAAGATCGATGCTTGTTCCAAATTGTTTGTTCCGGATGGGTGGTGCAGCCATTCTTTTATCAACCAGAAGGACTTTTTGCAATATCAGGGCCAAGTACCGTCTTCTCCACCTAGTTCGGACTCACACAGCTGATGATGACACGTCCTATAACTGTGTTCAGTTAAAAGAAGATCTGGAGGGAAATTTAGGGGCGTGGCTGTCAAAAGAGCTAATGGCCGTAGCTGGAAAGGGCTTAAAACTGAATTTGACAGCCCTTGGTCCTCTTGTTCTTCCTCCATCCGAAAAAATACTTTACTTTATGAATTTTATTGCGAGAAAGATATCTAGCAGTAGGTGGAGACCTTATATACCAAAGTTCAAACAAGCATTTGAGCACTTCTGCATCCATGCAGGAGGGCGTGCCGTGATTGATGGGGTGCAGGATAGCTTGCAGCTGTCAGTGGAGCAAGTGGAGGCCTCAAGGTCGACACTGCATCGCTTTGGCAACAcgtcgtcatcatcattatgGTACGAGATGAGCTATATAGAGGCCAAGGGAAGGATGAAGAAAGGTGATAGAATCTTGCAAATATCATTTGGGAGCGGGTACAAGTGTAACAGCGCTGTGTGGGAATGCGCTGAAACTGTCAAAATCCCAACTGGTGACCCATGGAGGGATTGCATTCATAAGTATCCGGCATGTGTTCCTCAGCTGATAAAATCTGCAGATCAATAATATGTAGATTTGACAATTAATTAAAGTACAGAAGAACTTGTATGAATATTCGTACATTCTACTCCAGTACTAAATATATAACCACGGTATTATGTTATTATGAACAATAAATAGAAATAAAACCCCAATAAAGCTAATTAACCAGATATTCAGATTCTGAGCCTCTTCTTATTACAACTTATGCACAACTTACCAAGTAGCTTAGCTTTACATAAACAACTCGCAACCTAAGTAGCCATGACTTTGCTCACTGCGTCAGTGTGTGTTGAATCTCTGCGCATTATGTTTAATGCTTCAACATTAATGTTTATTATTCTTATACTTGTTATTTGTCGTCTGCAGCCATATTTAGAAATCCAGAACAGTGAGGCAAATGTAATATTAGCTTGTATCATTTTGTCGcataagtttataaataatacgGTATTGCATAACTGGTATAACAAGGGGTATGACGTAAAAAATACTCGATAAATGTACTTAACGGGTACCATATTTGAAAAAGTCCCTAAATATGCCTTACTGATAAGATATTACTACAGAACTCTAAACTAACACCACCTTAAGCATCAGACTATGATAGATGAACCCCAACAGATGAAAAGGACTCCACAAAgcacttttaaaacttacacgCCTGTTCAGTCTTGGGTATCCAGTCCCCTTTGAAAAAATTAAGGTCACGAAAGCATAGCTAAGATCAACTCTGTACGTACGTATCAAAAACAGTCCACCAAGTGCCAAATGCGCTGCTGCATATATATTGTTACAACCATAACTTTTCAATCTCAGTGGCAATCTCTGATATGTGTGATTTCCCTTCAGTGACGTTGTTTGCTGTCTGACAATATAAATCAAAGTGAAACAAATGCTATATTAGCACTGTTTTTGAACACTGTGGATAGATTGAACACATTCCACGTTCAAATTAAATTAACCTCATGCTCCTCCCGTGAATCTATCCACAGTGTTCACACACCCTCCATTCTCTCCTTGCAAATCTAAACTAGAAGAGATAAATCCCGGCATCTTACATATATGTTTGTTCCATCCTCCTACTCATGTCATGTCCTTCAGAAATGTCCTAGAAAAGTTACCTTTCATATTCTTCGCTCCTCTCTCTTTCATCCTTCTGTATCACCCCTCTAATTTTCCGCACATTTGTCATTCTTTCCACCAGATTAGGCAGTTTGAAATGAATAAATGATAATGACTCTTCTATCACATTGAGGGAGTTCGGCAGATCAGTCCCAAAATTCCAGCCAAAGAAACCAAACTAGTGAAATAGTTAGGTTTTTCAGTAGATAGTATCTTCTTACAGATATAAGGTGCATCTACAGCTATTAATTGCTAGTTCTGCATCAGGACCATACAGATAAAGATTAACATTAGATAGTTAGCGCATACGtgtactggctagattgaactaTTGACACAAAAATATCAACAGAAAACATTTAGCAGTGAACTTTCTAGTTGACTGTCAACAAGACGAAACGAGCTCACAACAATCCTGTATTACTGTCCTTCGCATGTTGAGTTATGAGTGTACTGCACTGGACCGTTACAACAGTCCAACCAACAAAGTGTGCATTGAGATATGTATGAGCTTCATTTACTAGACTTATCTACCAACATTAATTACCATGCTCGCAAGCCTTTATAGTCTGAAAGATCTTGTAGCCACACTGCACTGCTATCAAGTACACGATTCTTCAACTTTACAAAATGTCTCAAGTACACGATTCTTCAACTTCTGTATTGCCAAAGTACGCGAAATTAGGATTTCAGTATCTTGTGAACCACTTCCTTACCATAATACTCATAACTATTATATCTACTCTATTTATCAAAGTACTTAGATTCGGCCCCCATGGAATTCTGTCCATATGGAATCCTCTTCAGTTAGATCTGATCAAAGTACAGTGTACcttctttgttgtcatcttcgtATTGACACTCTATTTCATGTCCAAGCCTCGTCCAGTGTACCTCGTTGAATTTGCCTGTTTTAAGCAGCCTCCCCACTGTCGTCTTAGTTCTGCAGCCTTCATTGAACACTCAAAAATCAATATGAGCTTAGATCCTAAAGGTGTCCATTTTCTGCGTAGAGTCTTGGAACGGTCCGGCCTAGGTGAAGAGACATATTTGCCAGAATCATTGCATTATATCCCACCACAGCTTACATTAACAGCTGCAAGAGAAGAAGCCGAGATGGTTATTTTCTCAGCAATGGATTCATTACTTGAGAAGACTGGGATTAATCCTGAACACATAGATGTACTAGTCGTAAACTGCAGCGGTTGTGCGCCTACACCAACACTATCAGACATGGTGATCAATAAGTATAAGATGAGACATGATGTTAAGAGCTTCAATCTATCTGGCATGGGCTGCAGTGCTAGTGTAATAGCCGTTGATTTGGTTCGTCGCCTCTTTCAAGCTCATGCTAATATCAATGCCGTTATTGTGAGTGTGGAAATCCTGACTCCAAACTATTATGGAGGGAAAGAAAAAGCTATGCTTGTCCCTTACTGTTTGTTCCGTATGGGAAGTACAGCCATCCTACTATCAAACAGAAAATCTTTTCGCCATAGAGCCAAGTACAGTCTCCTCCACACAGTCCGAACCCACAAAGGCGCTGATGATAAGGCTTACGGATGTGCTGTTCAACAAGAAGATTTGGAGGGGAATTTAGGGGTGCTGCTGTCAAAAGAGCTAATGATGATTGCCGGAGAAGCATTGAAGTTAAATATGACAACCCTTGCTCGGCTTGTTCTTCCTGCATCTGAACAACTCATCTTTGCTATAAACTTCATTGGTCGGAAAATCTTTAGCCTCAAGTGGAAGCCC includes:
- the LOC108202963 gene encoding 3-ketoacyl-CoA synthase 5 — encoded protein: MMPSQIIISNISSSARLKYVKPGYQFLANHFVAWISVPILVILFIQVLSRGNLEILALLNSSHYGHVQILFSSFLVISLSTLYNKSKRRTIYLVDFACYKAPAELRVTFDAFIEHSKIILKSEPKSLEFQLKVLERAGLGEDTCLPSALHLLPPDPTLEACREEAEMVIFSAMDSLFLKSGLSPKDIDILVVNCSFCLSIPSLSSMVINKYQMKDSVKSFNILGMGCSASLISVSLVRDLLQVHPSYNAVVVSAELMTTIFYQGKERSMLVPNCLFRMGGAAILLSTRRTFCNIRAKYRLLHLVRTHTADDDTSYNCVQLKEDLEGNLGAWLSKELMAVAGKGLKLNLTALGPLVLPPSEKILYFMNFIARKISSSRWRPYIPKFKQAFEHFCIHAGGRAVIDGVQDSLQLSVEQVEASRSTLHRFGNTSSSSLWYEMSYIEAKGRMKKGDRILQISFGSGYKCNSAVWECAETVKIPTGDPWRDCIHKYPACVPQLIKSADQ
- the LOC108202964 gene encoding 3-ketoacyl-CoA synthase 6, which produces MSQVHDSSTSVLPKYAKLGFQYLVNHFLTIILITIISTLFIKVLRFGPHGILSIWNPLQLDLIKVQCTFFVVIFVLTLYFMSKPRPVYLVEFACFKQPPHCRLSSAAFIEHSKINMSLDPKGVHFLRRVLERSGLGEETYLPESLHYIPPQLTLTAAREEAEMVIFSAMDSLLEKTGINPEHIDVLVVNCSGCAPTPTLSDMVINKYKMRHDVKSFNLSGMGCSASVIAVDLVRRLFQAHANINAVIVSVEILTPNYYGGKEKAMLVPYCLFRMGSTAILLSNRKSFRHRAKYSLLHTVRTHKGADDKAYGCAVQQEDLEGNLGVLLSKELMMIAGEALKLNMTTLARLVLPASEQLIFAINFIGRKIFSLKWKPYIPDFKLAFEHFCIHAGGRAVIDELQNSLQLSTENVEASRMTLHRFGNTSSTSLWYELSYIESKGRMKKGDRVWQIAFGSGFKCNSAVWRCNKTVETPIDGPWRDCIQNYPVHVPQVVKLG